Proteins encoded in a region of the Pseudomonas sp. PDNC002 genome:
- a CDS encoding peptidylprolyl isomerase: MTTTVKLQTNFGDITLELFDDKAPETVANFKEYVKAGHYDNTVFHRVINNFMIQGGGFEPGMKQKSTRKSIKNEANNGVGNKIGTVAMARTMEPHSASAQFFINVADNDFLNHSAPTVQGWGYCVFGEVKDGMDVVNKIKTVATTMRSGHQDVPADDVIIEKAEIIGE, encoded by the coding sequence ATGACTACCACCGTCAAACTGCAGACCAACTTCGGCGATATCACCCTTGAACTGTTCGACGACAAGGCGCCGGAAACCGTGGCCAACTTCAAGGAGTACGTGAAGGCCGGCCATTACGACAACACCGTGTTCCACCGCGTGATCAACAACTTCATGATCCAGGGCGGCGGTTTCGAGCCGGGCATGAAGCAGAAGAGCACCCGCAAGTCGATCAAGAACGAGGCCAACAACGGCGTCGGCAACAAGATCGGCACCGTCGCCATGGCCCGTACCATGGAGCCGCACTCGGCCAGCGCGCAGTTCTTCATCAACGTCGCCGACAACGATTTCCTAAACCACAGCGCACCGACCGTGCAGGGCTGGGGCTACTGCGTGTTCGGTGAAGTGAAGGACGGCATGGACGTGGTCAACAAGATCAAGACCGTCGCCACCACCATGCGCTCTGGCCACCAGGACGTCCCGGCCGACGACGTGATCATCGAGAAAGCCGAAATCATCGGCGAGTGA
- the acnB gene encoding bifunctional aconitate hydratase 2/2-methylisocitrate dehydratase: MLEAYRKHVEERAAQGVVPQPLNAEQTAGLVELLKNPPAGEEEFLLDLITNRVPPGVDEAAYVKAGFLSAVAKGEATSPLLSKTRALELLGTMQGGYNIATMVELLDNAELAEVAAAQLKHTLLMFDAFHDVAERAKKGNAAAKAVLQSWADGEWFKARPAVAEKLTLTVFKVPGETNTDDLSPAPDAWSRPDIPLHALAMLKMARDGIEPVQPGSVGPLKQIEAVKAKGFPVAYVGDVVGTGSSRKSATNSVLWFFGDDIPYVPNKRAGGFCFGTKIAPIFYNTMEDAGALPIEFDCTNLAMGDVIDVYPYEGKVVRHDSGEVVTTFELKTPVLLDEVRAGGRIPLIVGRGLTEKARAELGLGASDLFKKPEAPVDSGKGFTLAQKMVGRACGLAEGQGVRPGTYCEPKMTTVGSQDTTGPMTRDELKDLACLGFSADLVMQSFCHTAAYPKPIDVKTHHTLPDFIMTRGGVSLRPGDGIIHSWLNRMLLPDTVGTGGDSHTRFPIGISFPAGSGLVAFAAATGVMPLDMPESVLVRFKGKLQPGITLRDLVHAIPYYAIQAGLLTVEKKGKKNIFSGRILEIEGLNDLTVEQAFELSDASAERSAAGCTIKLPEEAIAEYLKSNITLLRWMIGEGYGDARTLERRAQAMEAWLANPQLLEADKDAEYAAVIEIDLADVKEPVLCAPNDPDDARLLSSVQGRKIDEVFIGSCMTNIGHFRAAGKLLDKVKGGIPTRLWLAPPTKMDAHQLTEEGYYGIYGKAGARMEMPGCSLCMGNQARVQTGSTVVSTSTRNFPNRLGDATDVFLASAELAAVASIIGKLPTIEEYMAYAKDIDSMSADIYRYLSFDQIAEFREAAANAKIPAVQV, encoded by the coding sequence GTGCTTGAAGCCTATCGCAAACACGTAGAAGAGCGTGCCGCCCAGGGCGTCGTGCCCCAGCCGCTGAACGCCGAACAGACCGCAGGTCTGGTCGAACTCCTGAAGAACCCGCCGGCCGGCGAAGAAGAATTTCTCCTCGACCTGATCACCAACCGCGTACCGCCGGGCGTGGACGAAGCCGCCTACGTCAAGGCCGGTTTCCTGTCCGCCGTTGCCAAGGGTGAAGCCACTTCCCCGCTGCTCTCCAAGACCCGCGCCCTCGAGCTGCTGGGTACCATGCAAGGCGGCTACAATATCGCCACCATGGTCGAGCTGCTGGACAACGCCGAGCTGGCCGAAGTCGCCGCCGCCCAACTGAAGCACACCCTGCTGATGTTCGACGCCTTCCACGACGTCGCCGAGCGCGCCAAGAAAGGCAACGCCGCCGCCAAGGCCGTGCTGCAATCCTGGGCCGATGGCGAGTGGTTCAAGGCCCGTCCGGCCGTCGCCGAGAAGCTGACCCTGACCGTGTTCAAGGTCCCCGGCGAAACCAACACCGACGACCTGTCCCCCGCTCCGGACGCCTGGTCGCGCCCCGACATCCCGCTGCACGCGCTGGCCATGCTGAAAATGGCCCGCGACGGCATCGAGCCGGTCCAGCCGGGCTCCGTCGGTCCGCTGAAGCAGATCGAGGCCGTTAAAGCCAAAGGCTTCCCGGTTGCCTACGTCGGCGACGTGGTCGGCACCGGTTCGTCCCGTAAGTCCGCCACCAACTCGGTGCTGTGGTTCTTCGGCGACGACATCCCCTACGTTCCGAACAAGCGCGCTGGCGGCTTCTGCTTCGGCACCAAGATCGCCCCGATCTTCTACAACACCATGGAAGACGCCGGCGCCCTGCCGATCGAATTCGACTGCACCAACCTGGCCATGGGCGACGTCATCGACGTGTACCCGTACGAAGGCAAGGTCGTGCGTCATGACAGCGGCGAAGTGGTCACCACCTTCGAGCTGAAGACTCCGGTCCTGCTGGACGAAGTCCGCGCCGGCGGCCGTATCCCGCTGATCGTTGGCCGTGGCCTGACCGAGAAGGCCCGCGCCGAGCTGGGTCTGGGTGCCTCCGACCTGTTCAAGAAGCCGGAAGCTCCGGTCGACAGCGGCAAGGGCTTCACCCTCGCCCAGAAAATGGTTGGCCGCGCCTGCGGTCTGGCCGAAGGCCAGGGCGTACGTCCGGGCACCTACTGCGAACCGAAGATGACCACCGTCGGTTCCCAGGACACCACCGGCCCGATGACCCGCGACGAGCTGAAAGACCTGGCTTGCCTGGGCTTCTCCGCCGACCTGGTGATGCAGTCCTTCTGCCACACCGCTGCCTATCCGAAGCCGATCGACGTCAAGACCCACCACACCCTGCCGGACTTCATCATGACCCGCGGCGGTGTCTCCCTGCGTCCGGGCGACGGCATCATCCACAGCTGGCTGAACCGCATGCTGCTGCCTGACACCGTCGGCACCGGCGGCGACTCGCACACCCGCTTCCCGATCGGCATCAGCTTCCCGGCCGGTTCCGGCCTGGTCGCCTTCGCCGCTGCCACCGGCGTCATGCCGCTGGACATGCCGGAATCGGTTCTGGTGCGCTTCAAGGGCAAGCTGCAACCGGGCATCACCCTGCGTGACCTGGTCCATGCGATCCCCTACTACGCGATCCAGGCTGGCCTGCTGACCGTCGAGAAAAAAGGCAAGAAGAACATCTTCTCCGGCCGCATCCTCGAGATCGAAGGCCTGAACGACCTGACCGTCGAACAAGCCTTCGAGCTGTCCGACGCCTCCGCCGAGCGTTCGGCTGCCGGTTGCACCATCAAGCTGCCGGAAGAGGCCATCGCCGAGTACCTGAAGTCCAACATCACCCTGCTGCGCTGGATGATCGGCGAAGGCTACGGCGACGCCCGCACCCTGGAGCGCCGCGCGCAAGCGATGGAAGCCTGGCTGGCCAACCCGCAACTGCTGGAAGCCGACAAGGACGCCGAATACGCCGCCGTCATCGAGATCGACCTGGCCGACGTCAAGGAGCCGGTACTCTGCGCTCCGAACGACCCGGACGACGCTCGCCTGCTGTCCAGCGTACAAGGCCGCAAGATCGATGAAGTCTTCATCGGTTCCTGCATGACCAACATCGGTCACTTCCGCGCTGCCGGCAAACTGCTGGACAAGGTCAAGGGTGGCATTCCGACCCGTCTGTGGCTGGCTCCGCCGACCAAGATGGACGCCCACCAGCTGACCGAGGAAGGCTACTACGGCATCTACGGCAAGGCTGGCGCGCGCATGGAAATGCCGGGCTGCTCGCTGTGCATGGGTAACCAGGCTCGCGTACAGACCGGTTCGACCGTGGTCTCCACCTCGACCCGTAACTTCCCGAACCGTCTGGGCGACGCCACCGACGTGTTCCTGGCATCCGCCGAGCTGGCCGCTGTCGCTTCGATCATCGGCAAGCTGCCGACCATCGAGGAGTACATGGCCTACGCGAAGGACATCGACAGCATGTCTGCCGATATCTACCGCTACCTGAGCTTCGACCAGATCGCCGAGTTCCGTGAAGCTGCAGCCAACGCGAAGATCCCGGCCGTTCAGGTCTGA
- a CDS encoding universal stress protein, with protein sequence MQAIRSILVVVDPDQPEGLALKRARLIASVTQSHLHLLACERRSDYTAKLEAVAEELRQEGFSASSRQAWKDNLHQTIIAEQQAEGCGLVVKQHSPDNPLKKALLTPDDWKLLRFCPAPVLLVKTSLPWAGRNILAAVDVGNNDAEHRTLHAGIVSHAYDIAGLAHGQLHVISAHPSPMLSAADPTFQLSETIEAKYREACMAFQAEYGVDDQHLHIEEGPADVLIPRAAHNLDAAVTVIGTVARTGLSGALIGNTAEVVLDALESDILVLKPDDIVAHLEEVAAKP encoded by the coding sequence ATGCAAGCCATCCGTAGCATCCTCGTAGTCGTGGACCCGGACCAACCGGAAGGTCTCGCACTGAAACGCGCCCGGCTCATCGCCAGCGTGACCCAGTCGCACCTGCACCTGCTGGCCTGCGAGCGACGCAGCGACTACACCGCCAAGCTCGAGGCGGTGGCCGAGGAACTGCGCCAGGAGGGCTTCAGCGCCTCCAGCCGGCAGGCCTGGAAGGACAACCTGCACCAGACCATCATCGCCGAACAGCAAGCCGAAGGCTGCGGCTTGGTGGTCAAGCAGCACAGCCCGGACAACCCGCTGAAGAAAGCCCTGCTCACTCCGGATGACTGGAAGCTCCTGCGCTTCTGTCCCGCACCAGTGCTGCTGGTGAAGACCAGCCTGCCCTGGGCTGGCCGCAATATCCTCGCCGCCGTGGACGTGGGCAACAACGACGCCGAGCACCGCACCCTGCACGCTGGCATCGTCAGTCATGCGTATGACATCGCGGGCCTCGCCCACGGCCAGCTGCACGTGATCAGCGCCCACCCCTCGCCCATGCTGTCGGCTGCCGACCCGACGTTCCAGCTCAGCGAAACCATCGAGGCCAAGTACCGAGAAGCCTGCATGGCCTTCCAGGCGGAGTACGGCGTGGATGACCAACACCTGCACATCGAGGAAGGTCCGGCGGATGTATTGATCCCGCGTGCGGCGCACAACCTCGACGCGGCGGTGACGGTGATCGGCACCGTAGCGCGCACCGGGCTGTCTGGCGCTCTGATCGGCAACACCGCCGAAGTGGTGCTGGACGCGCTGGAAAGCGACATCCTGGTGCTCAAGCCAGACGACATCGTCGCGCATCTGGAAGAGGTCGCTGCCAAGCCTTGA
- the lpxH gene encoding UDP-2,3-diacylglucosamine diphosphatase has protein sequence MSVLFISDLHLEAERPDITRAFLHFLSTRARTAEALYILGDFFEAWIGDDGMDEFQRSIARALRELSDSGTRIYLMHGNRDFLIGKAFCREAGCTLLRDPSLIDLGGEKILLMHGDSLCTLDAAYMKLRRWLRNPLTLFILRNLPLATRHKLARKLRKESRAQTRMKASEIVDVTPAEVERIMRDKGVRILIHGHTHRPAVHELDIDGRPARRIVLGDWDRQGWALEADEHGMQQAPFPL, from the coding sequence ATGAGCGTCCTGTTCATCTCGGACCTGCATCTCGAAGCGGAACGCCCGGACATTACCCGGGCGTTCTTGCATTTCCTGTCCACCCGCGCCCGCACCGCCGAAGCTCTTTATATCCTTGGGGACTTCTTCGAGGCCTGGATCGGCGACGACGGCATGGACGAATTCCAGCGCTCCATCGCCCGCGCCCTGCGTGAATTGTCCGACAGCGGCACGCGCATCTATCTGATGCACGGCAACCGCGACTTCCTGATCGGCAAGGCCTTCTGCCGAGAAGCCGGCTGCACCCTGTTGCGCGACCCGAGCCTGATCGACCTGGGCGGCGAGAAGATCCTGCTGATGCACGGCGACAGCCTGTGCACCCTCGACGCGGCCTACATGAAGCTGCGCCGCTGGCTGCGCAACCCGCTGACCCTGTTCATCCTGCGCAACCTGCCACTGGCCACCCGCCACAAGCTGGCGCGCAAGCTGCGCAAGGAAAGCCGCGCGCAAACGCGCATGAAGGCCAGCGAGATCGTCGACGTCACCCCAGCCGAAGTGGAGCGCATCATGCGCGACAAGGGCGTGCGCATCCTGATCCACGGCCACACCCACCGCCCCGCCGTCCACGAGCTGGACATCGACGGCCGCCCGGCGCGGCGCATCGTCCTCGGCGATTGGGATCGCCAGGGCTGGGCGCTGGAAGCCGACGAACACGGCATGCAGCAGGCCCCCTTCCCTCTCTGA
- the miaE gene encoding tRNA isopentenyl-2-thiomethyl-A-37 hydroxylase MiaE yields the protein MLSEIREFLGCATPDAWVEAALRDQAVMLIDHKNNEFKAASTALALIAKYSAHEELVNFMSRLAREELRHHEQVLAILKKRGIPLRPISAGRYASGLRAVVRNHEPQKLVDTLIVGAFIECRSCERFAALVDHLDADLAKFYGSLLKSEARHFQGYLSLARRYGDDADIERRVAEIREVEAGLIQSPDSEFRFHSGVPAELAA from the coding sequence ATGCTGTCTGAAATCAGGGAATTCCTCGGTTGTGCCACGCCGGATGCGTGGGTGGAAGCCGCATTGCGGGATCAGGCGGTCATGCTGATCGACCACAAGAACAACGAGTTCAAGGCCGCCAGCACGGCCCTGGCCCTGATCGCCAAGTACAGCGCCCATGAGGAGTTGGTGAACTTCATGTCGCGCCTGGCTCGCGAGGAGTTGCGCCACCATGAACAGGTGCTGGCAATCCTGAAGAAGCGCGGCATCCCGTTGCGGCCAATCTCCGCGGGCCGCTATGCCTCCGGCCTGCGCGCCGTGGTGCGCAATCACGAACCGCAGAAGCTGGTGGATACCCTGATCGTCGGCGCCTTCATCGAATGTCGCAGCTGCGAACGTTTCGCCGCGCTGGTGGATCACCTGGATGCCGATCTGGCGAAGTTCTATGGCTCGCTGCTGAAATCCGAGGCGCGACATTTTCAGGGCTATCTGAGCCTGGCTCGTCGTTATGGCGATGACGCCGACATCGAGCGCCGGGTGGCCGAAATCCGTGAGGTGGAAGCCGGCCTGATCCAGTCGCCGGACAGTGAGTTCCGCTTCCACAGTGGCGTGCCGGCGGAGCTGGCGGCCTGA
- a CDS encoding SPFH domain-containing protein: MLISKGNLIKFGAAPLALVAAGFILFNGIFFYNEAGFMTHVRTIFGDEKIVDDVGYATKWFGRATTWKKAISVQSVLIMDENDNNPDNDGLGATIEAFPIVFLGNVDAKVESSARFRLPGGDQFLKMAQEYRNPDNFIRTALIPAIKETLQATASLMTADDYYAGARSEFAAEFENQLNDGLYLIKRKEVRAPRGALPHQTAILQAGTEQGNFGDNNASQFITEKVTDAKGIPVRKQQQFRKFGVEVVEARITNVDPNPQYKQRMVKVQQALAELAVARQNRLKEEEEKLLVTARGEKEVEAKRQETLRDQIERTTQAETEKQLAVINAEREKQRAEIEKQTAELLRDKAAVTAQATKITADADAYAREAVIKADGALQPKLDALIAINKVWAEAAAQAPVPSVMMAGGQTGASSRQDEIGQLMGVLATKAARDLALDLKVKD; the protein is encoded by the coding sequence ATGCTGATCTCCAAGGGAAATCTCATCAAATTCGGCGCCGCTCCCCTGGCGCTGGTCGCCGCCGGCTTCATCCTGTTCAACGGGATCTTCTTCTATAACGAAGCCGGCTTCATGACCCACGTACGGACCATCTTCGGCGACGAGAAGATCGTCGACGACGTGGGCTACGCCACCAAGTGGTTCGGTCGTGCCACCACCTGGAAAAAAGCCATCAGCGTGCAGTCCGTGCTGATCATGGACGAGAACGACAACAACCCGGACAACGACGGACTTGGCGCCACCATCGAAGCCTTCCCCATCGTTTTCCTCGGCAACGTCGACGCCAAGGTCGAGTCCTCCGCCCGCTTCCGCCTGCCAGGCGGCGACCAGTTCCTGAAGATGGCCCAGGAATACCGCAACCCGGACAACTTCATCCGCACCGCGCTGATTCCAGCAATCAAGGAAACCCTGCAGGCCACTGCCTCGCTGATGACCGCCGACGACTACTACGCCGGCGCCCGCAGCGAGTTCGCCGCGGAGTTCGAGAACCAGCTCAATGACGGCCTCTACCTGATCAAGCGCAAGGAAGTCCGCGCACCGCGGGGCGCCCTGCCCCACCAGACCGCCATTCTTCAGGCCGGCACCGAACAGGGTAATTTTGGCGACAACAACGCCAGCCAGTTCATCACCGAGAAGGTCACCGACGCCAAGGGCATCCCGGTGCGCAAGCAGCAGCAGTTCCGCAAGTTCGGCGTGGAAGTGGTGGAGGCGCGCATCACCAACGTCGACCCCAACCCGCAATACAAGCAGCGCATGGTCAAGGTCCAGCAGGCCCTGGCCGAGCTGGCCGTGGCGCGCCAGAACCGCCTGAAGGAAGAGGAAGAGAAGCTGCTGGTCACCGCCCGTGGCGAGAAGGAAGTGGAAGCCAAGCGCCAGGAAACCCTGCGCGACCAGATCGAGCGCACCACCCAGGCAGAGACCGAAAAGCAGCTGGCCGTCATCAACGCCGAACGCGAAAAGCAGCGCGCCGAGATCGAGAAACAGACCGCCGAACTGCTGCGCGACAAAGCCGCCGTGACCGCCCAGGCCACCAAGATCACCGCCGACGCCGATGCTTACGCCCGTGAAGCGGTGATCAAGGCGGACGGTGCGCTGCAGCCCAAGCTGGACGCGCTGATCGCCATCAACAAAGTGTGGGCCGAAGCCGCCGCCCAGGCGCCGGTGCCCAGCGTGATGATGGCCGGAGGTCAGACCGGCGCCAGCAGCCGCCAGGACGAGATCGGCCAGCTGATGGGCGTGCTGGCTACAAAGGCCGCACGCGACCTGGCGCTGGACCTGAAGGTGAAGGACTGA
- a CDS encoding DUF1289 domain-containing protein: MSSQRIKTPCVGLCSTVYGDLVCRGCKRFHHEVVNWNRYGDEEKRAVLSRLEILLAQVMMAKLEVFDAPLLRSQLEQRQIRFVPEQSPYCWAYQLIARGSRMINQVEAYGLALLPEFREWPLPDLRDAIDKEFFILSEAHYERYIAPSFLADGLEPRV; the protein is encoded by the coding sequence ATGTCTTCGCAACGCATCAAAACCCCCTGTGTCGGGCTCTGCTCGACGGTATATGGCGACCTGGTCTGCCGTGGCTGCAAGCGTTTCCACCACGAAGTGGTGAACTGGAACCGCTACGGCGACGAGGAGAAACGGGCGGTCTTGAGCCGTCTGGAGATACTCCTGGCACAAGTGATGATGGCCAAGCTGGAGGTCTTCGATGCGCCCCTGCTGCGCAGCCAGCTGGAGCAGCGGCAGATCCGCTTCGTCCCCGAGCAGTCGCCGTATTGCTGGGCGTACCAGCTGATCGCCCGCGGCTCGCGGATGATCAACCAGGTGGAGGCCTACGGCCTGGCGCTGCTGCCGGAATTCCGCGAATGGCCGCTGCCGGACCTGCGCGACGCCATCGACAAGGAGTTCTTCATCCTCTCCGAGGCGCACTACGAACGTTACATCGCGCCGAGTTTCCTGGCCGACGGGCTGGAACCGCGAGTCTGA